A genomic window from Solanum dulcamara chromosome 11, daSolDulc1.2, whole genome shotgun sequence includes:
- the LOC129874996 gene encoding uncharacterized protein At4g18490 isoform X2 gives MAETPKGASSTVKAKDKNSLLDLDIGNDFLKSFKSVSMGEDDAMDFDFGPISKNKKKTFNFDKEDMDFTLDTDFGKMSSFNIDMSDFDISPPCKKDQKSKETSKEESTVAVNKKKGDGFNFSFDFELDNFRFGSSQESNGKAKNNQEKDCFSFGSSQESREKAKNDQEKEFSSSKRNDNERSGSHLNEDIGSLEDGTVQKHIASEAGMTSIIDSHIDIDKSNDTTKHSLPSNHTMSNNETSKLQYASNEVPLEKAKSPLQEKISTSTHETVCQVEERTSLMSQSESRRNNSSSLQEHVNSVAADVSLLGVGTDSIKKVLLDSDTNYDKSVLESSSLEDVATSMKNASERRNFDNDKLVLETNKDRTEAHSNSMSNATEDKMQDMKVSNDIQSPTSELSASSLSKIVAESLTAEKRRETGVIRSKFFIPSIKPAAQTQTTTPLTETKGPAFSNKGIGPIPQSRPDEIISQDNKDDDIGSKAGFAPDSRSLPMINPLQTGSQEGCQVLGTTISFCSGVNPPCKTQQIAASAPCSISVPRNIAPIPTAKNTLNEGEKTLPIKAARSLLEASSLKISAKLGTNPDTPQTVLQKNLKSSKTVDQLGGYKAIIQAKDNSKELLKQIPVSLCMKRKVPEKNSDLMILLPSKRLSQSPNGSRGSSEGTESICNKQVNDHEHSGNVNKTSEYENCQISLRDVPMRMNINELGSPSVIEDDDNIKKAQTLSKDLEDICNMLRKKHEEAKELLVRAVVNNNKLLLLNHPIYEEKIHRVQKFAAVLMTRNHQIESQ, from the exons ATGGCAGAAACACCGAAGGGAGCATCTTCGACTGTCAAAGCAAAAGACAAAAATTCATTACTTG ATCTGGATATTGGAAATGACTTTCTTAAGTCGTTCAAATCAGTGTCTATGGGAGAAGATGATGCAATGGATTTCGACTTTGGGCCTATAtccaaaaacaagaaaaagacaTTCAACTTTGACAAAGA AGATATGGATTTTACTCTTGATACTGATTTTGGCAAGATGTCGTCCTTCAACATCGACATGTCAGATTTTGATATATCTCCCCCATGCAAAAAGGATCAAAAATCAAAGGAGACATCAAAAGAAGAATCCACTGTTGCTGTCAACAAAAAGAAAGGAGATGGCTTCAATTTTTCATTTGATTTTGA GTTGGATAATTTCAGGTTTGGGTCAAGTCAGGAGAGTAATGGAAAAGCGAAGAACAACCAAGAAAAGGACTGTTTCAGTTTTGGATCAAGCCAGGAGAGTAGAGAAAAGGCAAAGAACGACCAAGAAAAGGAATTTTCATcttctaagagaaatgataatGAACGCTCTGGAAGTCATCTCAATGAAGACATTGGTTCGTTAGAGGACGGGACAGTTCAGAAACACATTGCATCAGAGGCCGGGATGACTTCAATTATTGATTCTCATATTGACATAGATAAAAGTAATGACACCACAAAACATAGTTTACCTTCAAACCATACTATGAGCAATAATGAAACTTCAAAATTGCAATATGCTAGCAATGAAGTTCCACTGGAAAAAGCAAAAAGCCCATTACAAGAAAAAATATCCACCAGCACTCATGAAACAGTTTGCCAAGTAGAGGAGCGAACTTCTTTGATGTCACAGAGTGAATCAAGGAGGAATAATTCTTCAAGTTTACAGGAACATGTTAATTCTGTGGCTGCGGATGTTAGTCTCTTAGGTGTAGGAACAGATTCTATTAAAAAAGTGCTTTTGGACTCTGACACAAACTATGATAAGTCAGTTTTAGAAAGTTCATCTTTGGAGGATGTTGCAACCTCAATGAAGAATGCTAGTGAAAGGAGAAACTTTGACAATGATAAGCTTGTTTTGGAGACCAATAAGGACAGGACTGAGGCACATTCCAACAGTATGTCAAATGCTACAGAAGACAAAATGCAAGACATGAAAGTCAGTAATGATATTCAGAGCCCAACTTCAGAGCTTTCTGCATCCTCGTTAAGCAA AATAGTAGCTGAAAGTTTGACGgcagagaaaagaagagagacTGGTGTCATCAGGTCAAAGTTTTTTATACCATCAATTAAACCTGCAGCACAGACGCAGACAACAACACCACTGACTGAGACAAAAGGTCCTGCATTTAGTAACAAAGGAATTGGCCCCATACCACAGAGTCGTCCAGATGAAATAAT ATCTCAAGATAACAAAGATGATGACATTGGGAGCAAAGCTGGTTTTGCCCCAGACTCTAGATCTCTGCCAATGATTAACCCTCTTCAGACAGGAAGTCAGGAGGGATGCCAAGTTTTAGGGACTACTATAAGTTTTTG TTCTGGGGTAAATCCTCCTTGCAAAACTCAACAGATAGCTGCATCCGCTCCATGCAGCATTTCCGTTCCAAGGAACATAGCTCCTATTCCAACTGCAAAGAACACTCTCAATGAAGGAGAGAAAACACTGCCAATTAAAGCTGCCAGGAGTCTTCTAGAGGCATCTAGCTTAAAAATTTCAGC AAAACTTGGTACAAATCCTGATACACCTCAGACAGTGTTGCAAAAAAATTTGAAGTCCTCAAAAACAGTGGACCAGCTTGGTGGGTATAAAGCTATTATACAAGCCAAAGACAACTCTAAAGAGTTGCTGAAGCAAATACCTGTTAGCTTGTGTATGAAGAGGAAAGTACCAGAG AAAAATTCAGATTTGATGATCCTACTTCCATCAAAGCGTCTTTCACAATCACCCAATGGAAGCAG GGGATCCTCTGAAGGTACAGAAAGTATATGCAACAAACAG GTTAATGACCATGAGCATTCTGGAAATGTTAATAAGACCAGCGAATATGAAAATTGCCAAATCTCTTTACGCGATGTTCCTATGAGGATGAACATCAACGAGTTAGGAAGCCCTTCTGTGATAGAAGATGATGACAACATAAAGAAGGCTCAAACTTTGTCAAAGGATCTTGAAGAT ATATGCAACATGCTGAGAAAAAAGCACGAGGAGGCAAAAGAACTCTTAGTTCGAGCTGTTGTGAACAACAACAAGCTGCTGCTTCTTAACCATCCCATTTATGAAGAGAAG ATACACAGGGTTCAGAAATTCGCTGCTGTATTGATGACGAGGAATCACCAGATAGAATCACAATAA
- the LOC129874996 gene encoding uncharacterized protein At4g18490 isoform X1, producing the protein MAETPKGASSTVKAKDKNSLLDLDIGNDFLKSFKSVSMGEDDAMDFDFGPISKNKKKTFNFDKEDMDFTLDTDFGKMSSFNIDMSDFDISPPCKKDQKSKETSKEESTVAVNKKKGDGFNFSFDFELDNFRFGSSQESNGKAKNNQEKDCFSFGSSQESREKAKNDQEKEFSSSKRNDNERSGSHLNEDIGSLEDGTVQKHIASEAGMTSIIDSHIDIDKSNDTTKHSLPSNHTMSNNETSKLQYASNEVPLEKAKSPLQEKISTSTHETVCQVEERTSLMSQSESRRNNSSSLQEHVNSVAADVSLLGVGTDSIKKVLLDSDTNYDKSVLESSSLEDVATSMKNASERRNFDNDKLVLETNKDRTEAHSNSMSNATEDKMQDMKVSNDIQSPTSELSASSLSKIVAESLTAEKRRETGVIRSKFFIPSIKPAAQTQTTTPLTETKGPAFSNKGIGPIPQSRPDEIISQDNKDDDIGSKAGFAPDSRSLPMINPLQTGSQEGCQVLGTTISFCKGSQSDGAKNIRILTGKSVPQKSKASRKDLLTVSSGVNPPCKTQQIAASAPCSISVPRNIAPIPTAKNTLNEGEKTLPIKAARSLLEASSLKISAKLGTNPDTPQTVLQKNLKSSKTVDQLGGYKAIIQAKDNSKELLKQIPVSLCMKRKVPEKNSDLMILLPSKRLSQSPNGSRGSSEGTESICNKQVNDHEHSGNVNKTSEYENCQISLRDVPMRMNINELGSPSVIEDDDNIKKAQTLSKDLEDICNMLRKKHEEAKELLVRAVVNNNKLLLLNHPIYEEKIHRVQKFAAVLMTRNHQIESQ; encoded by the exons ATGGCAGAAACACCGAAGGGAGCATCTTCGACTGTCAAAGCAAAAGACAAAAATTCATTACTTG ATCTGGATATTGGAAATGACTTTCTTAAGTCGTTCAAATCAGTGTCTATGGGAGAAGATGATGCAATGGATTTCGACTTTGGGCCTATAtccaaaaacaagaaaaagacaTTCAACTTTGACAAAGA AGATATGGATTTTACTCTTGATACTGATTTTGGCAAGATGTCGTCCTTCAACATCGACATGTCAGATTTTGATATATCTCCCCCATGCAAAAAGGATCAAAAATCAAAGGAGACATCAAAAGAAGAATCCACTGTTGCTGTCAACAAAAAGAAAGGAGATGGCTTCAATTTTTCATTTGATTTTGA GTTGGATAATTTCAGGTTTGGGTCAAGTCAGGAGAGTAATGGAAAAGCGAAGAACAACCAAGAAAAGGACTGTTTCAGTTTTGGATCAAGCCAGGAGAGTAGAGAAAAGGCAAAGAACGACCAAGAAAAGGAATTTTCATcttctaagagaaatgataatGAACGCTCTGGAAGTCATCTCAATGAAGACATTGGTTCGTTAGAGGACGGGACAGTTCAGAAACACATTGCATCAGAGGCCGGGATGACTTCAATTATTGATTCTCATATTGACATAGATAAAAGTAATGACACCACAAAACATAGTTTACCTTCAAACCATACTATGAGCAATAATGAAACTTCAAAATTGCAATATGCTAGCAATGAAGTTCCACTGGAAAAAGCAAAAAGCCCATTACAAGAAAAAATATCCACCAGCACTCATGAAACAGTTTGCCAAGTAGAGGAGCGAACTTCTTTGATGTCACAGAGTGAATCAAGGAGGAATAATTCTTCAAGTTTACAGGAACATGTTAATTCTGTGGCTGCGGATGTTAGTCTCTTAGGTGTAGGAACAGATTCTATTAAAAAAGTGCTTTTGGACTCTGACACAAACTATGATAAGTCAGTTTTAGAAAGTTCATCTTTGGAGGATGTTGCAACCTCAATGAAGAATGCTAGTGAAAGGAGAAACTTTGACAATGATAAGCTTGTTTTGGAGACCAATAAGGACAGGACTGAGGCACATTCCAACAGTATGTCAAATGCTACAGAAGACAAAATGCAAGACATGAAAGTCAGTAATGATATTCAGAGCCCAACTTCAGAGCTTTCTGCATCCTCGTTAAGCAA AATAGTAGCTGAAAGTTTGACGgcagagaaaagaagagagacTGGTGTCATCAGGTCAAAGTTTTTTATACCATCAATTAAACCTGCAGCACAGACGCAGACAACAACACCACTGACTGAGACAAAAGGTCCTGCATTTAGTAACAAAGGAATTGGCCCCATACCACAGAGTCGTCCAGATGAAATAAT ATCTCAAGATAACAAAGATGATGACATTGGGAGCAAAGCTGGTTTTGCCCCAGACTCTAGATCTCTGCCAATGATTAACCCTCTTCAGACAGGAAGTCAGGAGGGATGCCAAGTTTTAGGGACTACTATAAGTTTTTG CAAGGGATCTCAGTCGGATGGTGCGAAAAACATAAGAATATTGACTGGCAAATCTGTTCCCCAGAAAAGCAAAGCAAGCCGTAAAGATCTTCTTACTGTCAG TTCTGGGGTAAATCCTCCTTGCAAAACTCAACAGATAGCTGCATCCGCTCCATGCAGCATTTCCGTTCCAAGGAACATAGCTCCTATTCCAACTGCAAAGAACACTCTCAATGAAGGAGAGAAAACACTGCCAATTAAAGCTGCCAGGAGTCTTCTAGAGGCATCTAGCTTAAAAATTTCAGC AAAACTTGGTACAAATCCTGATACACCTCAGACAGTGTTGCAAAAAAATTTGAAGTCCTCAAAAACAGTGGACCAGCTTGGTGGGTATAAAGCTATTATACAAGCCAAAGACAACTCTAAAGAGTTGCTGAAGCAAATACCTGTTAGCTTGTGTATGAAGAGGAAAGTACCAGAG AAAAATTCAGATTTGATGATCCTACTTCCATCAAAGCGTCTTTCACAATCACCCAATGGAAGCAG GGGATCCTCTGAAGGTACAGAAAGTATATGCAACAAACAG GTTAATGACCATGAGCATTCTGGAAATGTTAATAAGACCAGCGAATATGAAAATTGCCAAATCTCTTTACGCGATGTTCCTATGAGGATGAACATCAACGAGTTAGGAAGCCCTTCTGTGATAGAAGATGATGACAACATAAAGAAGGCTCAAACTTTGTCAAAGGATCTTGAAGAT ATATGCAACATGCTGAGAAAAAAGCACGAGGAGGCAAAAGAACTCTTAGTTCGAGCTGTTGTGAACAACAACAAGCTGCTGCTTCTTAACCATCCCATTTATGAAGAGAAG ATACACAGGGTTCAGAAATTCGCTGCTGTATTGATGACGAGGAATCACCAGATAGAATCACAATAA